The DNA sequence CGAAAGTCCTTCCGTACAATTGCGGCACATGTCGAGAGCGCGGCCTTGCGTGAGTAGCATGTGCCGCATTCTATTGTATGTTTTCCCGCGCCAGATCTCTCCGAAGTCCTGCGCGAGCGCGTTGCCCAGCGGAAAGTCTTCATCCTTGTCGAAGCAGCACGCCACGACGGTTCCGTTCCAGTCAATCATGGTCGAGAACCACAGGCGGCGGCACGACTGATAGCGTCGCTTCGTTTCCCACTTTCGTCCCTTCCATTCGTATCTCCTCAGTTCCTCGATTTCCGGCAAAAACTTTGCGGCTTGCTCGTCGGTGTAGATTTGTGTCGTTTTGATCTCGACGGCGTCGGCTCCCCACTGCTTGGCAGTTTCTCGCAGGCGGGGCAGTTCATGCTCGTTGTGTTTCATGGGCAGCCACTGCATGACGACCCGTGGTTTTTTGCTTCCGAGTTTCTCGCGAAGTGTCCGGAGCGACTGTATTCCTTCGATCACCGTAGCGAGTTGTCCGCCGATGCGATACGTCTGGTACGTCTCCTGCGTGAGTCCGTCAATCGAGAAGATGATTTCATCGAGGCCGGATTCGATGAGTCTCTCCGTGAGATTCCGCTGGAGGAGCAGCGTGCCGTTGGTGGAGGTCATCGTGTAGATGTTTTTGTCGCGCGCGTAGCGGATCATCTCGGGGAGCGCGTCGTTGAGCGTCGGTTCGCCCTGATTCCACAGCGCGACGACGCGGAGCTGCGGGCCGACGCTATCGAGAATTCTTTTGTAGTTGTCGAGCGTCATCGAACCGAGTTCGCGTTTCAGTTCGCGCGCGCCGATGGGGCAGAGCGGGCACTGGAGGTTGCAGCGGCTGATCGGTTCGATCATGAGCGAGACCGGCCGCCCCCACGTGATGGGCCTGCGCAGCGCATGCGAGAGCGCATAGCTGGCCGCCGCCTTAGCGACGTTCCAGACGACAACAGGTTTCAGTGTGAAGCCGCGAGGAAGCATCAGAAGGATGAAGGATGAGGGATGAAGGATGAAGAAAGAGAATGAGAAATATTTTTGACCAAACGAACTGTGTTACACCATGAAAAAGCAGAAAATCTGAGATGCTGAAACGCTGAAACAAGGCGGGATTTGGCACATGAGGGGAGAGCGGAAAGCGGAAATCGGGAAGCTGGAAGGATTGTACGATGCGGCCAGATAAGTTAAGAGGCGGCAGAGGGAAAGTCAAGCGGAATTGAAATTTTGTTCAAGTGAAGAGGTGGGTAGGAATTGAGAAGGATTGGCATTGAAGATAAGCTATTCGTATCGGCAACGAAGAGGACAGAATGGCGCGAATGGTAGGGGCGGCCAGGTGTGGCCGCCCTGTTCTCATTGCCCGAATGATCCGGAGATATCCCTATGGACAGGTCATCGTCACGGCATATCGTTTGTCATCCACGAAGCCGGCCGGATCGGTCCGTCGTCGCTCCTCTTCGAAGTACTCCGTTGGATTGTTCATCGCTGGTGTGAATTCTCTGTTTCGCCGAAAATTCTCATGGGGACGCCGCCGTCACATAGTAGAAATACGGTGACGGACGACTGGAGGTGTTCGTGTCCGTCCAAGTCGTATCGCTGAC is a window from the bacterium genome containing:
- a CDS encoding radical SAM protein — protein: MLPRGFTLKPVVVWNVAKAAASYALSHALRRPITWGRPVSLMIEPISRCNLQCPLCPIGARELKRELGSMTLDNYKRILDSVGPQLRVVALWNQGEPTLNDALPEMIRYARDKNIYTMTSTNGTLLLQRNLTERLIESGLDEIIFSIDGLTQETYQTYRIGGQLATVIEGIQSLRTLREKLGSKKPRVVMQWLPMKHNEHELPRLRETAKQWGADAVEIKTTQIYTDEQAAKFLPEIEELRRYEWKGRKWETKRRYQSCRRLWFSTMIDWNGTVVACCFDKDEDFPLGNALAQDFGEIWRGKTYNRMRHMLLTQGRALDMCRNCTEGLSSYYLTLDLAERLSLPAHKRTAGLEEPPVQVASLNDPDTRAGRD